A single genomic interval of Dromiciops gliroides isolate mDroGli1 chromosome 1, mDroGli1.pri, whole genome shotgun sequence harbors:
- the SPCS1 gene encoding signal peptidase complex subunit 1 — protein MGRGGPSGQACAVRTSASGIQLSAHPGRATRPQTQNLLPLQLPLPPPPSGLSSSVDPSRSHSRSPKRSSSAPVQRRLPPKAVMLDGLSSLPTQMDYKGQKLAEQMFQGIILFSAVIGFIYGYVAEQFGWTVYIVMAGFAFSCLLTLPPWPIYRRHPLKWLPVQDSGSEDKKPGEKKIKRHPKNN, from the exons ATGGGGCGGGGCGGGCCGAGCGGGCAGGCCTGCGCGGTGCGGACATCCGCTTCCGGGATCCAGCTCTCTGCGCACCCGGGCCGCGCCACTCGGCCCCAAACCCAGAATCTGCTGCCTCTGCAGCTGCCCCTACCTCCGCCGCCGTCGGGCCTCTCCTCCAGCGTCGACCCCAGTCGTTCCCATTCCAGATCCCCAAAGCGCAGCTCCTCGGCGCCCGTGCAGCGCCGCCTGCCCCCGAAGGCAGTCATGTTGGACGGACTGAGCTCCCTGCCCACGCAGATG GATTACAAGGGTCAGAAGTTAGCTGAACAGATGTTTCAGGGCATCATCCTTTTTTCTGCA GTAATTGGCTTTATCTATGGATATGTGGCTGAACAGTTTGGTTGGACAGTCTATATTGTTATGGCTGGATTTGCTTTTTCATGCTTG CTGACACTTCCTCCGTGGCCCATATATCGCCGACACCCTCTCAAATGGCTCCCTGTTCAAGACTCAGGATCAGAAGACAAGaaaccaggagagaaaaaaataaaaagacatccTAAAAATAACTGA